A section of the Oryza sativa Japonica Group chromosome 1, ASM3414082v1 genome encodes:
- the LOC4325155 gene encoding putative L-cysteine desulfhydrase 1 isoform 1 (isoform 1 is encoded by transcript variant 1), with product MASIPPDDDAAAAAAAGAAENGYGNGKGNGNGPAPRPPPAKRPRSVISAAQIRAEFEHHEAGVARVNNGSFGCCPSSLLDAQARWQRLFIAQPDDFYFHALQPGLRRSRAAVAGLVNAGDVAEVSLVDNATTAAAIVLQHAAWSFAEGRFSRGDAVLMLHYAYGAVKKSIHAYVARAGATVVEVPLPFPVASADAIIAEFRAALDVAKAGGRKVRLAVIDHITSMPSVVIPVKELVAICREEGVDKVFIDAAHSIGQVPVDVRDIGADFYTSNLHKWFFCPPAVAFLHTRKDDPIASQLHHPVVSHEYGNGLPMESGWIGTRDYSAQLVVPESIDFVNRFEGGIEGIRSRNHEKVIEMGKMLAEAWGTFLGTPPELCGSMVMVGLPGCLGVESDDDVMRMRTMLRKDFMVEVPIYYNSRRVEAQEMAKDKNGDAVTGYVRISHQVYNVTEDYEKLRDAVNKLVADGFTSSKLRPSQKETMA from the coding sequence atGGCGTCGATCCCGCCGgatgacgacgcggcggcggcggcggcggcgggggcggccgaGAACGGGTACGGGAACGGGAAGGGGAACGGCAACGggccggcgccgcgcccgccgccggcgaagcggCCGAGGTCGGTGATCTCGGCGGCGCAGATCCGGGCGGAGTTCGAGCACCACGAGGCCGGGGTGGCGCGCGTCAACAACGGCAGCTTCGGGTGCTGCCCGTcctccctcctcgacgcgcaGGCGCGGTGGCAGCGCCTCTTCATCGCCCAGCCCGACGACTTCTACTTCCACGCCCTCCAGCCGGGgctccgccgctcgcgggcTGCCGTCGCGGGCCTCGTCAACGCCGGGGACGTCGCCGAGGTCTCCCTCGTCGacaacgccaccaccgccgccgccatcgtgctGCAGCACGCCGCGTGGAGCTTCGCCGAGGGGAGGTTCTCCCGCGGGGACGCCGTGCTCATGCTCCACTACGCGTACGGCGCCGTCAAGAAGTCCATCCACGCCTACGTCGCCCGCGCCGGGGCCACCGTCGTCGAGGTGCCGCTCCCGTTCCCCGTCGCGTCCGCGGACGCCATCATCGCCGAGTTCCGCGCCGCGCTCGATGTGGCCAAGGCCGGGGGGCGCAAGGTCCGCCTCGCGGTCATCGACCACATCACCTCCATGCCTAGCGTTGTCATCCCGGTGAAGGAGCTCGTTGCCATCTGCCGAGAAGAGGGTGTCGATAAGGTGTTTATAGATGCCGCGCACTCCATTGGGCAGGTCCCTGTTGATGTGCGCGATATTGGGGCCGATTTTTACACCAGCAATCTCCACAAGTGGTTCTTCTGCCCGCCTGCCGTGGCTTTCTTGCACACCCGAAAGGATGATCCGATAGCCTCCCAGCTCCACCATCCTGTGGTGTCGCACGAGTACGGCAATGGGCTTCCCATGGAGAGTGGATGGATTGGGACAAGGGATTACAGTGCACAGCTTGTAGTGCCTGAATCTATTGATTTTGTTAACCGATTTGAAGGTGGCATCGAGGGAATAAGGAGCCGTAACCATGAAAAAGTGATCGAGATGGGTAAGATGCTTGCTGAGGCATGGGGGACTTTTCTTGGCACACCACCAGAGCTGTGCGGTAGCATGGTTATGGTTGGTCTTCCCGGTTGCCTTGGTGTTGAAAGTGATGATGATGTGATGAGAATGAGAACAATGTTGAGGAAGGATTTTATGGTGGAGGTGCCAATATACTACAATTCGAGAAGAGTAGAAGCTCAAGAAATGGCAAAGGATAAGAATGGTGATGCAGTCACAGGGTATGTTAGGATCTCACACCAAGTTTACAATGTAACGGAGGATTATGAGAAGCTGAGGGATGCTGTCAATAAGCTTGTTGCTGATGGATTCACCAGCAGCAAGTTGCGGCCTTCGCAGAAG
- the LOC4325155 gene encoding putative L-cysteine desulfhydrase 1 isoform 2 (isoform 2 is encoded by transcript variant 2) → MASIPPDDDAAAAAAAGAAENGYGNGKGNGNGPAPRPPPAKRPRSVISAAQIRAEFEHHEAGVARVNNGSFGCCPSSLLDAQARWQRLFIAQPDDFYFHALQPGLRRSRAAVAGLVNAGDVAEVSLVDNATTAAAIVLQHAAWSFAEGRFSRGDAVLMLHYAYGAVKKSIHAYVARAGATVVEVPLPFPVASADAIIAEFRAALDVAKAGGRKVRLAVIDHITSMPSVVIPVKELVAICREEGVDKVFIDAAHSIGQVPVDVRDIGADFYTSNLHKWFFCPPAVAFLHTRKDDPIASQLHHPVVSHEYGNGLPMESGWIGTRDYSAQLVVPESIDFVNRFEGGIEGIRSRNHEKVIEMGKMLAEAWGTFLGTPPELCGSMVMVGLPGCLGVESDDDVMRMRTMLRKDFMVEVPIYYNSRRVEAQEMAKDKNGDAVTGYVRISHQVYNVTEDYEKLRDAVNKLVADGFTSSKLRPSQKQETMA, encoded by the coding sequence atGGCGTCGATCCCGCCGgatgacgacgcggcggcggcggcggcggcgggggcggccgaGAACGGGTACGGGAACGGGAAGGGGAACGGCAACGggccggcgccgcgcccgccgccggcgaagcggCCGAGGTCGGTGATCTCGGCGGCGCAGATCCGGGCGGAGTTCGAGCACCACGAGGCCGGGGTGGCGCGCGTCAACAACGGCAGCTTCGGGTGCTGCCCGTcctccctcctcgacgcgcaGGCGCGGTGGCAGCGCCTCTTCATCGCCCAGCCCGACGACTTCTACTTCCACGCCCTCCAGCCGGGgctccgccgctcgcgggcTGCCGTCGCGGGCCTCGTCAACGCCGGGGACGTCGCCGAGGTCTCCCTCGTCGacaacgccaccaccgccgccgccatcgtgctGCAGCACGCCGCGTGGAGCTTCGCCGAGGGGAGGTTCTCCCGCGGGGACGCCGTGCTCATGCTCCACTACGCGTACGGCGCCGTCAAGAAGTCCATCCACGCCTACGTCGCCCGCGCCGGGGCCACCGTCGTCGAGGTGCCGCTCCCGTTCCCCGTCGCGTCCGCGGACGCCATCATCGCCGAGTTCCGCGCCGCGCTCGATGTGGCCAAGGCCGGGGGGCGCAAGGTCCGCCTCGCGGTCATCGACCACATCACCTCCATGCCTAGCGTTGTCATCCCGGTGAAGGAGCTCGTTGCCATCTGCCGAGAAGAGGGTGTCGATAAGGTGTTTATAGATGCCGCGCACTCCATTGGGCAGGTCCCTGTTGATGTGCGCGATATTGGGGCCGATTTTTACACCAGCAATCTCCACAAGTGGTTCTTCTGCCCGCCTGCCGTGGCTTTCTTGCACACCCGAAAGGATGATCCGATAGCCTCCCAGCTCCACCATCCTGTGGTGTCGCACGAGTACGGCAATGGGCTTCCCATGGAGAGTGGATGGATTGGGACAAGGGATTACAGTGCACAGCTTGTAGTGCCTGAATCTATTGATTTTGTTAACCGATTTGAAGGTGGCATCGAGGGAATAAGGAGCCGTAACCATGAAAAAGTGATCGAGATGGGTAAGATGCTTGCTGAGGCATGGGGGACTTTTCTTGGCACACCACCAGAGCTGTGCGGTAGCATGGTTATGGTTGGTCTTCCCGGTTGCCTTGGTGTTGAAAGTGATGATGATGTGATGAGAATGAGAACAATGTTGAGGAAGGATTTTATGGTGGAGGTGCCAATATACTACAATTCGAGAAGAGTAGAAGCTCAAGAAATGGCAAAGGATAAGAATGGTGATGCAGTCACAGGGTATGTTAGGATCTCACACCAAGTTTACAATGTAACGGAGGATTATGAGAAGCTGAGGGATGCTGTCAATAAGCTTGTTGCTGATGGATTCACCAGCAGCAAGTTGCGGCCTTCGCAGAAG
- the LOC4325157 gene encoding putative L-cysteine desulfhydrase 2, with translation MASLQSGGDAAANGVDADVDGAASPPSAKRPRAGAGAAAITDAEVRAEFAHHDRAVARLNNGTFGCCPASVLAARARWQRLFLSQPDAFYFHHLQPGLARSRAAVAAAVGAGDASEVSLVDNVTTAAAIIMQHVAWSFAEGDFARGDVVLMFLYTYCSIKNSIHAYVARAGATVVEVPLPFPVSSPDAIVAEFRAALAVARDGGRRRVRLAVIDHITAMPTVLIPVKELVAICREEGVDKVFVDAAHAVGQVPVDVRDIGADFYASNLHKWFFCPSAVAFIHTRKDDPVSSKLHHPVVSSEYGNGLPMESAWIGVRDYSAQLVVPDVVDFVNRFDGGVEGIRRRNHDKVVEMGTMLAAAWGTFLGTPPEMCGSMLMVGLPGSLGVGSEDDAVGLRTMLRKQFKVEVPLYYNSKAAAADAPPEMVKDGNGDPVTGYVRISHQVYNVREEYEALRDAVAKLVADGFTCRKLRPPEKEETLA, from the exons ATGGCCTCGCTTCAgtccggcggcgacgcggccgcgaacggcgtcgacgccgacgtcgacggcgccgcGTCCCCGCCCTCGGCGAAGCGGCcccgcgcgggcgcgggcgcggcggcgatcaCGGACGCCGAGGTCCGGGCCGAGTTCGCGCACCACGACCGCGCCGTGGCGCGCCTGAACAACGGCACCTTCGGCTGCTGCCCGGCGTCGGTgctggcggcgcgggcgcggtggcAGCGCCTGTTCCTGTCGCAGCCCGACGCGTTCTACTTCCACCACCTCCAGCCCGGGCTCGCCCGCTCCCGCGCCGCGGTCGCCGCGGCCGTCGGCGCCGGGGACGCCTCCGAGGTCTCCCTCGTCGACAACGtcaccacggccgccgccatcaTCATGCAGCACGTCGCCTGGAGCTTCGCCGAGGGGGACTTCGCGCGCGGGGACGTCGTGCTCATGTTCCTCTACACCTACTGCTCCATCAAGAACTCCATCCACGCGTACGTGGCCCGCGCGGGCGCCACCGTCGTCGAGGTGCCCCTCCCGTTCCCCGTCTCCTCCCCGGACGCCATCGTCGCCGAGTTCCGCGCGGCGCTCGCGGTGGCCAGGGacggcggtcgccgccgcgtccgcctcgcCGTCATCGACCACATCACCGCCATGCCCACCGTCCTCATCCCGGTCAAGGAGCTCGTCGCCATCTGCCGCGAGGAGGGCGTCGACAAGGTGTTCGTCGACGCGGCGCACGCCGTGGGGCAGGTCCCCGTCGACGTGCGCGACATCGGCGCCGACTTCTACGCCAGCAACCTCCACAAGTGGTTCTTCtgcccctccgccgtcgccttcaTCCACACGCGCAAGGACGACCCCGTCTCCTCCAAGCTCCACCACCCCGTCGTCTCCAGCGAGTACGGCAACGGCCTCCCCATGGAGAGCGCCTGGATCGGGGTGCGCGACTACAGCGCGCAGCTCGTGGTCCCGGACGTCGTCGACTTCGTCAATCGcttcgacggcggcgtggaggggATACGCCGCCGGAACCACGACAAGGTGGTCGAGATGGGCACGATGCTCGCCGCCGCGTGGGGCACGTTCCTCGGCACGCCGCCGGAGATGTGCGGGAGCATGCTCATGGTGGGGCTGCCCGGCTCGCTGGGCGTCGGGAGCGAGGACGACGCCGTCGGCCTGAGGACGATGCTGAGGAAGCAGTTCAAGGTGGAGGTGCCGCTCTACTACAActccaaggcggcggcggcggatgcgccGCCGGAGATGGTCAAGGACGGCAATGGCGATCCGGTGACGGGGTACGTGAGGATCTCGCACCAGGTGTACAACGTCCGGGAGGAATACGAGGCGCTCAGGGACGCGGTCGCCAAGCTCGTCGCCGACGGCTTCACCTGCAGAAAGTTACGGCCTCCTGAGAAG GAAGAAACTCTGGCATGA